Part of the Drosophila kikkawai strain 14028-0561.14 chromosome 3L, DkikHiC1v2, whole genome shotgun sequence genome is shown below.
aatttttgatttctctGGCAATTTAATGCTGGACGCCTTCGTGTTGGTTGTTCTGGATGTTGCCAAACTCGCTGAAGTTGCTGATGTGGCTGCCGCATCTTCCGAGGAGCTGCTGCCGTACGAGGAGTTGGTCGATGTCGATGAGTGGGTCGATGATATGGATGAGTTGAGACGTTGCTTCTGTGCGCTgaattgctgttgctgctgattaTTTTGCTGCTGGCCATATTGATTTTGCTGTTGCGATACCTTCCTCTTCTCAATGGCTATGGGCGCCGTGGGCGTGGCGGTTTTGGTGAAAACAGCTCCAGTTTTAAGCAATTGATTCAATACATCATTCTCGCTCTTATTATCGAGGTTTCGTCGTAGTttctgctgtttttgttgctcgAGTTGCCTGTTgatattgctgttgttgttgtggttgtgattgttgttgtgcggggtattgttattgttgataTTCAGCACTTTCTGTAAAGTCAACGAAGCGAGCAGCGCCAGATTGTTGACTTGAAATAGAAAAGCAAACAGAGATAAGCAAGTGACACCAAGAAACTgatagtaaaataaaaaaagaaaaataaaaaatagcctGAGGTAATGGAGCTGCGAAAAACTGCTGAAAGATATCTATCTATTCCTTGTCTGATTTCACTTTTTCCATGACCTTGGATGGAGTCAAAGCCACTCAAAAATGGCCaaggtaaaatataatttatgactATTTTCCACTTGAATATATCTCTATGCCAAAGTAATTTGAACGCGAAAATGAAGgtaaaatattcatatttttatgccTGACCTTCTTTGAAGTCATTGCATTTGTTGTCAATGTCCATGaaagtttattgtttaaaaataaaatcaaacaaaaaaaaattagctttGCAacgattatttaaatttaatcagttatttgttatttattttgcctcaattattattgaattttttagaGGATAATAAATATGTAGGTAAAAACTGCTAAACAATACTTAAATCTCTTAGACCAATTTATTGGAATTATGGTTTTATCCTAAATAGTTAACACCCATGTACTTGATAAGCTCCAACTGTAAGTggctaaaaataatacattgtCTTAGTTGTTGCCAGGTTGTCTACGTATTTGAGGAAAATGCTATTGGAGCACCTTGGCGAACTGCTGAGTAATCGTTATCGTTGGACGGtcgcctgcctgcctggccAATGATCTGCGCTGTTGCCAATTGCGCAACAACAAATGGCAAATATCTAGACAAAAGGCACAAACTACTATTACTATGCCGTTCGCTTGGCCTCTAAAAACactttagaaaaaaaaaacacgacgCAGTTCAGCGACCTCAGCTGAAAAGTGTTGCAACATGCACACACATGTACGCGTACATTCGCTAGTGTGGGCGTGTGTTGGTGCAACGATGGCACTACGGTACAGTAAGGCTTCAGTAAAGTAAATAAAGTCACTCACAAAACTAGTTAACACTTTAATctacaaacaaatatataagtCCTAATGGCCTCCTTCAACTTGATTgtattaattgaaaaaataaaaaaaatatttaaaattttgttccTAATATAAAGAAATACCTGTTTCCTTTACCTTAAAGATTactaatcttaaaaaaaaaagcctgTATTTTCATCCATAATgaaaaaaactaacataaataTTGACATTTGAAGTGAGTGGGGTAGAAGATATATTAGGGGCTTTTAGGGTTCAATAAATATGCGTAGTAGGAAATTCCCACTGTAGActaatatgtaaataaatattatattgtttattgtgGATCCATTCCAGCGCTTTTCTTATCATTCTATGGAGCCCCGCTTTACCGTTATCATTCtccttgctgctgccgccgttgGTCgaagcagaggcagaggcggcGACGGCGGCAGAGGCTGTGACGACAGCAACGGCGTTATTTATCAGTGGCGCAATTTCCATAATATCGAAGACGCTCTGTTTGTTTATGTAATACactttattgaattttttgtgtttgtctttttcgcaaaaatatttgtttgtttgttaattCACGTCGTTCGCGTCTCTCTTTCTCCTCTTCTCCCGCTCTATCCCCTCGTTCGTTTTCTTTTCCTTCAATACgcgcgtgtgtttgtgtgctgGTTGGCGTATGAGAGTGTGTGGGTGTATGAACGTGTGTAGCGTTTTGTCACGTATTTTTACAACGGCGTTGTTTTTGTAGTAAATATGGCTGCCAAGTTTCGAAAATTTCTGCAATCGTCCGCTTTTGTCGCACGAATTTGATTTTCCAATGCAATTGCTGTACTTGTACTCTATTTAATGCTTCGATTGCTTTACATTCTAACGCTTTCGCTATTGTTCTCTCGCCTTTCGCTCTCTCTGTGATTTTCTCAACATTTTCTGCATTTGTTATTTgtgttgttgctattgctgtgtttattgttgctgttgtatTGTTGTGGAGAGCCATCCACGGTGTGCGCTCCACTTTAGTACGCACGCACACAGTCTCACACTCGcgatatattttcttatcgTATCCACGTACTTTTCCACTTTCGAATTCGCTGCCCAAGAGATTGTCGCGATCCGATTAATATCTATTTACACTTTGAACTTAAATTTAGTAACTATTTTGCACTATTTATGGGCCTTGCAACTTCTGGAAAATTTCTTCCTCTTCGTCAGCGTCGCGTATAGAAAACTCTGTGTACAGTGTGGCCATTTCAGTTAAATTACCAGTTAAAATACCAGCAAATTGCAGTGCTGCCAGTCTAGCTTATTTTAGGCTAACTacagaataataaaaatggaagATTATTGAAGTTTAAACTAGCCTATAGccttaaaattgtattattttatatatttattgtcaAGTCAATGActtagttttattatttatatttattatatttgattcttaatgatccggCGAGCAGAAGTTGCTTTTCCTTCggttttaaagtaatttaaatcaatttttcataaaaaaaaaattaaattaatttacggtcagttaaatatttatatataattatagaatttatttcaGGAACGAAACACCAAATCTAGTATTTTTGTGCAGAACCTCGTGGTATGTTTAGACGGTACAGGTATGGTCACGCTGAATACCTTCGTACCGTGTGTTTCGACTTTTCCAGGCCACAAAAAACCGAGTTTTCCCTGCAAAAAAGTGCATTTGGCGCAAGGAAAATCTTCGATGTGGTCGCCCTAAGCCAGCAGCAAGATTGCATTTTCGAAATTTTCCGCCTGCAGCTGGCCGTGGACGTGCTTTGTATCCGTGGAGAACAGAGACGCAAAGGTTGGGACACCTACATCACATCTGCATAAATCtacgcgagtgtgtgtgtgtttttccgTGTTAAGGTGGACCTGATTgcttgtaaaatttaatgtgTACCTTAATCCGCCCAAATTGGCCTAAAAACCCCAGAATAACTccgtttttaaaatattacctACCCATACGCGTACTTTCAGAGTAACCTTTATACTTTGAATACTTACCGAATGGCTGCGATTACTTGGCCTAttcagtttttattaaaattgaaacggaattgaaactgaaattcttattgaaaattattaattgaagtttatttaaatatttacatatatcgGACTTATCCACATTTAGGGGAGATTTAAGCCTAACTATAGGTCCACCCCAAAGTCTATGGGTGTTCTTGAGTACAAGTGAATGTGCGTGTGTTACATAGCGTGTCTGTGTGTGGGCGGTACTAAAGTTGGTGgaggaaaaggaaattaatcgaaattGTTTGCACCAGCGCCAAAAAAGGGAGTTTAATCAAAACTACCTCTCAAAAACAATTAAACCATGTGTATATCCATATACATAAGTCCAACGTTTTCTTATGTTTTTATCCACttctgaaaatttaaaaatttatttttggcctgaTTTCCCAATCGCTTTAATCTCATAATTTGGTAATGAAGTTTACCTAACATGATGAATTCAATTCATTgctatttttgaatattttcctATAATTGTTGTAACAGTTCTCCATTTTATTCCCTCAGATAGACGCCGTGTGGGGTTGGGTTGCTTCCGGCCCGCTGCGCTTAGCAGCGAACAGAATGGGCGACCTGCCGGGCTCCACCGGTGGCGCTGGCGGTGTGGGCGGCGGTGCCGGTGGCGGGAACGGGGGTCCCACCATCACGGGCGGAACGGGCATTAACTCCAcagccggcggcggcggctcctCCGGCGGTTCCACAGGCCTTGACCGACCACCGTCGCCCGCCCGCCTCTCGCACACTTCCGAAAAGCACCCGAAGGTTACACTCACGGAACTCAACATGCTGCGGCGTCATCGGGAGCTCTGCGACGTCGTGCTTAACGTGGGCGGGCGAAAGATATTCGCCCATCGAGTGATATTGTCAGCCTGCAGCTCCTACTTCTGTGCCATGTTCACCGGGGAGCTGGAAGAGTCGCGCCAGACAGAGGTCACCATACGTGACATCGACGAGAATGCCATGGAGCTGCTCATTGATTTTTGCTACACCGCCCACATTATTGTCGAGGAATCGAATGTCCAAACACTCCTGCCAGCCGCCTGCCTGCTGCAATTGGTGGAGATACAGGACATATGCTGCGAGTTCCTCAAGCGGCAGCTGGACCCCACCAATTGCCTGGGCATTCGCGCCTTTGCCGACACACACTCCTGCCGCGAGCTTCTGCGGATCGCCGACAAGTTCACGCAGCACAACTTCCAAGAGGTGATGGAAAGCGAGGagtttctgctgctgccagtTGGCCAGCTGGTGGACATCATCTGCAGCGACGAGCTAAACGTGCGTTCCGAGGAGCAGGTCTTCAATGCGGTCATGTCCTGGCTGAAGTATAATGTCGCTGAGAGGCGACAGCACCTGGCACAGGTAAAGCGATATTATCTATTAtctacaattttaaattaatgacaTTATAATTATGTTATTCAAGGTCCTTCAACACGTCCGTCTGCCCCTACTCTCTCCGAAGTTCCTTGTCGGAACTGTGGGCTCCGATCTCCTGGTGCGCAGCGATGAGGCTTGCCGGGATCTGGTGGATGAGGCCAAGAACTACCTCCTGCTGCCGCAGGAGCGGCCGCTAATGCAGGGCCCACGTACTCGACCCCGCAAACCGACGCGTCGCGGCGAAGTGCTGTTCGCCGTGGGCGGATGGTGCTCCGGCGATGCCATCGCCTCTGTGGAGCGATTTGATCCTCAGACCAATGACTGGAAAATGGTTGCGCCCATGAGCAAACGTCGCTGCGGCGTGGGTGTGGCCGTCCTTAATGATCTGCTGTACGCAGTGGGAGGCCACGATGGGCAGAGTTACCTGAACAGCATCGAGCGTTATGATCCGCAAACGAATCAATGGTCCTGCGATGTGGCGCCAACCACTTCCTGCCGCACTAGCGTCGGTGTGGCAGTGCTCGATGGCTTTCTGTATGCGGTGGGCGGCCAGGATGGCGTCCAATGTCTGAATCACGTGGAGCGTTACGATCCCAAGGAGAACAAGTGGTCTAAGGTGGCACCGATGACCACACGTCGATTGGGTGTAGCCGTGGCCGTTCTGGGTGGCTTCCTCTATGCCATAGGTGGTTCCGATGGCCAGTGTCCGCTAAACACCGTGGAGCGATACGATCCCAGGTT
Proteins encoded:
- the dbo gene encoding kelch-like protein diablo isoform X2, with translation MGDLPGSTGGAGGVGGGAGGGNGGPTITGGTGINSTAGGGGSSGGSTGLDRPPSPARLSHTSEKHPKVTLTELNMLRRHRELCDVVLNVGGRKIFAHRVILSACSSYFCAMFTGELEESRQTEVTIRDIDENAMELLIDFCYTAHIIVEESNVQTLLPAACLLQLVEIQDICCEFLKRQLDPTNCLGIRAFADTHSCRELLRIADKFTQHNFQEVMESEEFLLLPVGQLVDIICSDELNVRSEEQVFNAVMSWLKYNVAERRQHLAQVLQHVRLPLLSPKFLVGTVGSDLLVRSDEACRDLVDEAKNYLLLPQERPLMQGPRTRPRKPTRRGEVLFAVGGWCSGDAIASVERFDPQTNDWKMVAPMSKRRCGVGVAVLNDLLYAVGGHDGQSYLNSIERYDPQTNQWSCDVAPTTSCRTSVGVAVLDGFLYAVGGQDGVQCLNHVERYDPKENKWSKVAPMTTRRLGVAVAVLGGFLYAIGGSDGQCPLNTVERYDPRHNKWVAVSPMSTRRKHLGCAVFNNYIYAVGGRDDCMELSSAERYNPLTNTWSPIVAMTSRRSGVGLAVVNGQLYAVGGFDGSAYLKTIEVYDPETNQWRLCGCMNYRRLGGGVGVMRAPQTENYMWIRKDSVV
- the dbo gene encoding kelch-like protein diablo isoform X1, which translates into the protein MGDLPGSTGGAGGVGGGAGGGNGGPTITGGTGINSTAGGGGSSGGSTGLDRPPSPARLSHTSEKHPKVTLTELNMLRRHRELCDVVLNVGGRKIFAHRVILSACSSYFCAMFTGELEESRQTEVTIRDIDENAMELLIDFCYTAHIIVEESNVQTLLPAACLLQLVEIQDICCEFLKRQLDPTNCLGIRAFADTHSCRELLRIADKFTQHNFQEVMESEEFLLLPVGQLVDIICSDELNVRSEEQVFNAVMSWLKYNVAERRQHLAQVLQHVRLPLLSPKFLVGTVGSDLLVRSDEACRDLVDEAKNYLLLPQERPLMQGPRTRPRKPTRRGEVLFAVGGWCSGDAIASVERFDPQTNDWKMVAPMSKRRCGVGVAVLNDLLYAVGGHDGQSYLNSIERYDPQTNQWSCDVAPTTSCRTSVGVAVLDGFLYAVGGQDGVQCLNHVERYDPKENKWSKVAPMTTRRLGVAVAVLGGFLYAIGGSDGQCPLNTVERYDPRHNKWVAVSPMSTRRKHLGCAVFNNYIYAVGGRDDCMELSSAERYNPLTNTWSPIVAMTSRRSGVGLAVVNGQLYAVGGFDGSAYLKTIEVYDPETNQWRLCGCMNYRRLGGGVGVMRAPQTENYMWCESSFKHHSIPST